The segment gaagaagacgataaCTCCTCAtccgaagaagaagacgacgatCCCAAACCTCCTCctccctcctcctccgccgtcaCCATCGCCGTCCCAGGCAAACCCACCGCCTCCCTCCCCGCCGCCGATTCAGAATCCGGATCCGAGACCGAGACCGACTCCGAATCTGAACCGGAGCAGCCAACAAACAAGGGATCTGGCAAAGCCATCCTCACCGCCAAGAAGTCCAACGAcgctcctcctccgccgcctgTTGCTCTCGCTTTACCGGCGAAATCGGGATCCAAGCGACCTAGCACTGAAGGTTCGTCAAAGGAGACGAACTCCAAGCGGGTTAAGAAggatgaagagaagagagaagactCCAAGAAGCCAGCTGCCTTTCAGAGACTATGGACCGAAGAAGATGAGATCGCTGTCTTGCAAGGTATGATCGATTTCAAGAATGATACAGGGAAGTCTCCTTACGACGACACTAATGTTTACTATGACTACATCAAGAAGTCTATTAGCTTTGAGGTTAGCAAGAACCAGTTTATGGATAAGATTAGGAGTTTAAGGAAGAAGTACATCGGTAAGGAGAAACCGTCTTTCACGAAGCCGCATGATCAGAAGTCTTATAGGCTGTGTCAGTACATCTGGGGACCTGATGGGATGGGTCTTGAATCCGCTGTTAAGTCCAACGGTGCGTCGAAAAAGAGTCAGAAGAAGACTAAGAAGCTTGACTCCGTGAAGCAGGAGCTTTCCTTTGGTGCCTCCCCCAATGGTAAGAcggttgatgatgatgagaatgaTGTGGAGGTGGCGGTTGCTGCTAAGAAGCATGATTGGTTTGAGAACTCGTTTCTTGTTAAGGGGATTGCGGGGTTCGGTGTTGATGAGCATTATGTGAAACAGAGATGGAGTTTGGTTCCGGTCGAGACCAAGAAGAAGGTTGAAGAGAAGCTTAAGCTGTTGCAGGCCAAGGAAATTGAGTTTGTGTTGCAGAAGACTGAGGTTTTGCATGAAGTGACCACCATGATTGCTGAAGCATATAAGAACAAGCCATTAGATATATAGATTGAATGCCAATGTCtctcttttgcttttttttttttttttgaacttaggGTTTACCCTTTTGATTCCATGTTATGATCTATCTATGATTATGTAATTTTCTGGTTTATTTTGATGGTTTTCTCTCATATGAAACTctctgttttggttttgttgctTATATATAAAAGTAGGCCTGGGATTTTAAACCGGATTGTCTGAATCGAACCGATGTTTACATTCGGGTTTGACTGATAAACCGATCGGCAACATTCATGTTCTATTGTTACTGATGTGGGACGCAACTCTTTTAAAGCGACTAAAACTTAAGGTAGAACCCACCCAAAGATAGCTTGTAAATGGACGGGATCATGTGGGAGGTAACATaagttttgtttaaatataCATTATCAAATCTTAAACTGGTTAGTTAAAGTAAACAAACTCTTTTGTAACTCATTTCAAAAATCTTGAGAGTAACATAGTAGATGATGTCAGATCAGCTAGTCAATAACAGTTcagagtcttttttttttcctactcTTAGGTGAGAATTAATCAAAGAAGAGGAAGGTAAACAAGTAAGTTGTTACCAGTGGCTGACCCAGGAATGAAATTAACCTGGGTCATAACTTATCTagttaattgaaaaaaattctACAAGGTATTATAATAGCAATTGAACCCGGGT is part of the Brassica rapa cultivar Chiifu-401-42 chromosome A09, CAAS_Brap_v3.01, whole genome shotgun sequence genome and harbors:
- the LOC103838435 gene encoding probable transcription factor At1g61730 — translated: MSKKRNPLEDPPAASSSDEEEVESSAEEEEEEDDNSSSEEEDDDPKPPPPSSSAVTIAVPGKPTASLPAADSESGSETETDSESEPEQPTNKGSGKAILTAKKSNDAPPPPPVALALPAKSGSKRPSTEGSSKETNSKRVKKDEEKREDSKKPAAFQRLWTEEDEIAVLQGMIDFKNDTGKSPYDDTNVYYDYIKKSISFEVSKNQFMDKIRSLRKKYIGKEKPSFTKPHDQKSYRLCQYIWGPDGMGLESAVKSNGASKKSQKKTKKLDSVKQELSFGASPNGKTVDDDENDVEVAVAAKKHDWFENSFLVKGIAGFGVDEHYVKQRWSLVPVETKKKVEEKLKLLQAKEIEFVLQKTEVLHEVTTMIAEAYKNKPLDI